The window CTGGACGATTCTCGCGGTCCGCGGACCTCTCACGGCAGAGTTGGTCGGCAAGCCCGAAGTCGCCGCGACGGATTCAGCCGCACTGCTCTCTTTGCTCCCTCAGATCGTGCGCCTCGCTCCAGAGAGAAACGCGACCCTACTCATTCCGCATCACTCGTCTGCGGCCTACGGACAGTGGGAGAAGGTGGCCGCTGCAGCCGGAATGACCCTCCTCGATCCGCGCTGGCCTGTGCCAGTCGTCATGGAACACTTTTCGCGTGCAAAGCTCGTCGTGACCGAGGCCATGCATGGCGCGATTGTGGCAGACACACTTCGCATCCCCTGGATTCCAATCACGATCGCTCCCGATACACTACCCTTCAAATGGCGCGACTGGACTCTTTCGCTGAACCTGCCCTACGAACCGATAACCGTATCTGCCAGCTCTGGGTGGGAGATGTTGCATCACAGGGCGTTGAAGCGGATCGCAAAGAAAGACGGCGTGATCGCACCCGCCTTGGTAAAAGATCTCAACACGAAAGCCGGTCTGATAGCTGACTTCAAAGAACGCTATAAAAGCGTGCCTGAGAAGACGTCAGCGAAAAATCCAGTCAAGAAATCATCGGCGAAGAAACGGGTTTTGTCTCTCACTCGAACGGCATCGTCTCCGCTCGACGAGCTCTTCATCAACAATGCAGCAAAACAAATACGCCAGATCGCTCTCGGCAAAAGCTACTTGAGTCAAGACGCTGAATTTTCGCGCGCCGTCACTCAACTTCAGGAAGCGGTTCAAAAATTTGTGAGCATGGCGAGCTAGAGAAGTCGTCACCACTGCATCAACGTTTGTTCTAGTGTGTGACCTTTGGCTTGTCTTTACTTATCTGCAAATCCGCCATCGTGCCACGCGGAAAACCCGTAGACTCTCTCACAATAAGATTTGTTTGAATATCAAATTCGCGGTTCTGAGCAAAGTCAGCAGCCTCTTCCACGTGGGCACGCAACGCCGTTACAGCCGCACGAGCCAACTCAAAGCGTGACATCTGAATGGTGGTAAGCGGCGGAATTGTCACCGCCGCGATATGAATGTCATCGAAACCGATGACAGAGAAATCGTCCGGTACTCTTAGCCCGGCGCGGTAGAGCTTGTGCAAAACACCTATCGCCGTCATGTCATTCGAGCACATCACTGCGGTGGGTCGCAGCTTGCCATCCAGGATCTTTCCCATCGCAGCGATACCGCCCTCCATCGTGTGGTCGCCTTCAATGATCAGGTGCGGGTCTGGTGTAATTCCACACTCCTGCAACGATTGAGAAAAAGCCGACACGCGCGACTGCGCCGAGTGGAGTTTCATCGGGCCGCTAACGAACGAAATGCTTCGGTGTCCCAACGCAGCCAGATGCTGAACGCCTTGCCGAATTCCATGGTGATAGTCCACCTTCAACACGCTGATGCTCGGGCGCCGAGGCCCTACATCGATAAACACCAGCGGCACTTTACGTTTCGCCAGCTGATCGAGCAACGGCTCTTCAATACCGAAGGTCATCACTGCAACGCCCTCGACCTTGCGCTCCAGCATGCGGCGAATGCAATGGGACATCCTCTTTGGATCGTGGTTTGTGGAGCTGACCAGGATTTCATATCCGTTTTCAACTGCGATGTCCTCAAACCCCTGAATCAGCTCTGGGAAGAAGGGATTGGTAATCTCCGAGATGATCAGACCGAAGAGCCTGCTTCGGCCCGACACCAACGCACGAGCCTGAGTATTCGGAAAATAATCAAGCTCATCGATCACCTCCCACACCCGTTTCGCCATCTTCGGATTCACGGTGGGAACGTGATTCATGGCGCGAGATACCGT is drawn from Edaphobacter lichenicola and contains these coding sequences:
- a CDS encoding polysaccharide pyruvyl transferase family protein — its product is MEVLYYRDPTGKLNFGDDLNEVIWRELLPQHLFKDDDVRLLGIGSIFNADFVPLSRTRGKRMFVLGSGAGYFALPPGLENWTILAVRGPLTAELVGKPEVAATDSAALLSLLPQIVRLAPERNATLLIPHHSSAAYGQWEKVAAAAGMTLLDPRWPVPVVMEHFSRAKLVVTEAMHGAIVADTLRIPWIPITIAPDTLPFKWRDWTLSLNLPYEPITVSASSGWEMLHHRALKRIAKKDGVIAPALVKDLNTKAGLIADFKERYKSVPEKTSAKNPVKKSSAKKRVLSLTRTASSPLDELFINNAAKQIRQIALGKSYLSQDAEFSRAVTQLQEAVQKFVSMAS
- a CDS encoding LacI family DNA-binding transcriptional regulator, encoding MDIRTIARAANVSIATVSRAMNHVPTVNPKMAKRVWEVIDELDYFPNTQARALVSGRSRLFGLIISEITNPFFPELIQGFEDIAVENGYEILVSSTNHDPKRMSHCIRRMLERKVEGVAVMTFGIEEPLLDQLAKRKVPLVFIDVGPRRPSISVLKVDYHHGIRQGVQHLAALGHRSISFVSGPMKLHSAQSRVSAFSQSLQECGITPDPHLIIEGDHTMEGGIAAMGKILDGKLRPTAVMCSNDMTAIGVLHKLYRAGLRVPDDFSVIGFDDIHIAAVTIPPLTTIQMSRFELARAAVTALRAHVEEAADFAQNREFDIQTNLIVRESTGFPRGTMADLQISKDKPKVTH